The Ciona intestinalis chromosome 9, KH, whole genome shotgun sequence genome contains the following window.
ATGCTATTATCGGCGCGTATATTTTCACGATTCATCACAACTATTTTTGGGCTCCTCGAGTTTTACCTCGTAGATTAAAGAACGAAAAAAACTCGGAGGAGTAGGAATTTCGATTAGACTCGTCATCTGTTTTCCTAAGTTAATGATAGACCATAGGTGATGACGTATTTTAGGTTTAGTCATCTGCAGAGTGCGGTCGGATACGTATGTTAAGTGTCATCATTACTGTATTTGGGTGAGCTGTCTCTATAATAAAGTAAGGGAACCTTATACGAGGTTTTATAAATCGATCAAATCGGTAACATTAGCTTTTCATTGAAAGGTAACTTGTTCGAGCTGACTGAACTCGCACGTGCGTCAAAAATCACAATCCCCTCGTATCTACTCCACGCCTCGGGTGTCGCAAGCGTCTGTGATTATCCAGACAACGTTTCAGCTGGCGGCGCGTCTTCCTGCTGTATTGTAACACCAGTCTCGGTGAAACGAGAACCGGTCTACACTAATAGTCAGGTTGTCGGCCGTCGGCTTTTTGAAACACAGTCTAATTCGCGCGCGTTAATTGTACACCGATCAATCAATAGCATGGCACAACTGACCGATTGCTTGGTGATTTGAAAGCCACACAACAGCTACAGCAATGGCTACAGATAGAAAGGGAGAGTCTGCTGCACGGACGGATTTACAGACAAGCGAGAAGGACGAGGATTTGGCGCATAGGAAGTTAGCAAGACACCAACAAGACGTTATTGTACAAATTGAAAGAGTTGACGAGGACCAGAATGGTTCAGATTTAGcatcaaacaaacaaacttccTGTGCTTATGTCAACAACAGTTTTGTGCCTGATGTAGAGAGCAGTGAAAACACAAAGGTGAGACACTTTAACTATTTAGGGATTTATTATTAGATCTGTAAGGGAAGTATTAGCGCACTAATACTGATGGTTTATAATGTAATTTCGCGTTTCGAATTAATGGCCGTTTATTTAAGTAGGGATATTTATATGGCTTAAATTAACATGCGCAATTAAGCCATACTTTATCCATAATCTAAAGCGGACATCGGCGATTTAAAATTCTCATAAAATTGCTTGTCTGGttgaagtttaaattttgacgTTATTGGGCTACACGGCAGCCTGGTATATAGGCTCTACAGTACACAATACACAGATCACGTTGTTATAAGTTCAACAAGGGTTCTCGTGACggagttgttgttttaatccATCCGACTCCCAACTGGTATCAATAACCAACTCATAACAGTCAGTTTCCATCGAAATTAGACTCACGGTTAATAGATACGGATTATAATGCCACATGTTTGCTTGCACTGTATTGAAGATAACAACACGTTTTAGTCTCATCACGTAGACAAGGCACATGGGTATATCACGCATGTATAACAGGCATGGAAAGCATGCTGAATGCATGGTAAATGGATGCACAAATGAATGATATCTTTTGCGTTAAACCTTACACAATACACCCTGTTTCGCGAATTCACATATAGCCTGAAGCATATATGTCAAAGTTATAACACTAGATCAATAATACTTTTCTCATGACATATAATACACCAGTACGTTGTTTTGTAAGGACGAATGTTATTTTTCCCCgcttaaaatataattgtaaTTACTATATTCTTATCTATACGCACAAAATTTCTGTCAGGTATTATTATGAATGGCAAAGAGAAAATTGCTGATAAACTATACCACGTTTCTTCTGGCGTCGAGTAATCTCTCGGATATATTTCTTCAACTTTTGTCACAAATTTCTTAGAAGCGTTTCGGGTTACttatttgaatttataaaaactctCTAAAAACTAGAACATTTGCATACTGAGTGTCCAGATTCACAAAACTTTCAGTGggatgataaaaacaaaatgttaaagGATATGAGAATACGCTAAATAGATTCCCGCATCAGTTTTATGCTATATCATGCCACGAAGCATGATTTTAACAAACGATTTCGCACGGTAATCATGTCCGATTTTTGTAATGAGTCGTCGTATTTACGTTTTCCCTATATGCAAATTGTCATAAACATATTGTAGATTCGGATAAGATGgctcatgttttcattattttttcacaaaccGTTGGTCCgcgagcgttgttaattgataacaacacgattaagaaatatgggtATTGTGCTTATATGGGTATAGTGCTAACGGTGTCTCACTCTCATCTTATGGTAAAGTACTATAAATGTGGAGTTTGTGTTCGTACCGAGATGACCAATATCACAAAATAGAGTTTAAATACAGTGCATGATAAACACTTCACAACCCTTATGCTTATTCACATTTGACACACCAATTAGTCATTCCTACAACACCGTAATAAGATGCCATAAAACAGTTATTCATTCGAACACAGCTATTAAATGCCCTTTGTCCTTTAACAAGACGGTTCATATTTATGACATTTCATCTCTTGCGCATACATTCCATAAACGTAGCTATTCCTGTATTGCTAAAAGTATTGCTTTTTACTTCGCTGAGCTATTGACTTGACTTTAATGACGTATAAAATTGAGGTTTACACACGATTAAAATCACCAgctaaaatagaataaaaatgtgtcccatttccccccacactactatattatagATTTGTGACAGCCTGTTTTCTTTTCAGTACCCATCAAAGTTCTATAGTTATTCATTTTCTCCTCCTTCggaaagaaagaaatatcCTCCGCGATCCCGTCATACTTCAGGTAACTCCAAGATTATTACCACCATGGTTCTGGGAAGATCTCCGGAACGCAGCTCGCCATGGGTGAGTGTTCTATCATATTACAGCATACTTCACTGTTTCTTTTGTGTAATATGGGGTAGTATTCTCGACTACCCACTAAAGTTAGTCGGTCGCGGTTACTATTGGTTACCGCGGTTTTTTAGTCGACCGACTAACTTTCTGTGCATTACTTATTACGGAAGTTAGTATAGGCCGAAATCGGCCATCTAAATTTTGGTCGGTCAATTTAGTCGGCGACTAGTTTACTCCGTAGCCGAGAATTCCATCCCTGGTTCTACTATACATTTTGTCAGCTTAAATATATAATGGGAcaagggaagacgggacacctttagtgtATAAGATCCAAATTTCCTAATCgtactttaaaactttgagTAACGGTTTGTATGGgtgtcgtgaagatacggttttgtatatctttaaatgttatttgtttcataccaaatgggacggaaaaatagaatattaagCAGTCCCTTCTCCGCCTACTATGTAACCTTTTATTTAGGGGctcatttaatttaattttggcatgtaaaaatatattatagtaaggtgggagatgggacacctttcgcagataatatccaaatatcctgatccggttttgaacatttaccaacggtctatgtaagTGGCgaggaaacagttttataattctttgaatgttctttgtttactatcaaatgagacgtgaaaacagaataaaaaggtgtcccatctttcccactaTTTATAACCAAGAAGGCAACGAATGTTTTCCGCGTATATAGAAGTGGTCACGGGGGATAGCAGGCAGGTCACACGAGTCTATAGATGACGGTTATGCTATGTCtaagatttatttataagAACTATGTTACTGTTTTGGTGGaacaaacttgttttgttCTTAAGCGACCTTTTACGTTTATGTATATAGATATTGTTTTCTGCTACACGTTAGGCTATAAAATGGTGTAAGTGGGTAACCGATTAAATTTTCGTTACATGAGTCGCATATAAACATATGCGGACTCTGGTTTAACCATTTGATCGGAGATTTACTTCCATAAATCTTCTGATTAATCAGTGTGGTACAAGTTGAAACAAGTTCGCAGCTTGTTTTTGCAAGCCGAGTTACTTGTTGGGAGGTCTTTCCACGGTGTcattagaaaaatattattatctGTGTATTGCCTAATATGCCAAGATCGTCTTAAACCAGCTATAAAATCAAACATATTGTTTTCTGATTGTAAAACACCGtctaaacaactttttttattgaGCTTTTCTAtacaaaagttatatatttgtttttgctcTAAAAATACACGTTGCAAAATTGCTTAAAAACTGCATTGCCTTTATTTCATGCTTTTTAAGGTTAAAATCAAtttcgtttttgtttattttgaaccGACACATCGGTTTTTCGATGTAAATATTTGTCAGGAAGATCAAACCGCGAGATGTCACTAGAGTACAGTCAGGTAGACAGAACGCTTACGGCGTGTGTCTCGCGTGCAATTGTTTGTTGCTAAAATGGACCGCAACGAAATTTAAGAATTAATTCGACGATGGAAGTCTGGCTGAGAACGTGCTTCTTAGGCTTTTCTTATAACAGCGTACTGCGTGATCGCCTGTattctgttttgttcgttCTCCGATTGCCATTGGGTTTAGCTTTAATAAGTTAGCAGCGAGACAGAACACGCGTGCAGGGAATTGTCTGTTTGTGCAAAAAGTAGGGTATTTCAAGAATGCTCACGTGACGGGCATTTACGTCATACTGTAAGTCatgcaaaaaattatttaagttgttttccaaaaaattcAAGGTTTACTGAGCACGTAACTTAGAGTTTTTCGTTCATTTTTAACTGCATGGTTAAGTGGCAAGTTGCGCGAAAATATCGTAAGAAACGTCGTGTTTTTAGATAAAGCTATCGGAGCAAAATATGTcatgtttgttttagttttatgacGAATGTGTAGTGTGAGTATATTAGCTTTTCACATGTTAGcgtttaataatgttaaatatttgccAAGCACTCAGACCGGCGTGTGCAAATACGCAAATTCAACAGCGGTCACATACGTTGATTGATTAATCTCCGtctgaaaaaatacattaaatcaACATTAATTGTGACAATAAATAGCTGCGAGTAAAaagttttctatttatttctGCTTTCATGCTTTGGAGTTACTATATGGTATAAACAGACATACTTGTCGAGTTGAAAAATCGTGCTAATtgacattaatatttaatttcactCGCGTTAACAGCAGACTTGTATAGCTGTTAGGTCATTTTCACACTTTGGAAGGTGCTTATAGGAACTTGTGAAATGTTATCTAGTGATGAAAATGACTTCGGGGCTTTTTCTCATGtgagttttaaatgtttgcgTAAGACTTTGTTTTGTGGTGGCTTAAACAAAGTAAAGAGCTTCTAAACAAACTCTATGCTTTGTATTTGCGTTATAACATGTTTGCTTacttgtttaatgtttatacaaTTTATGTTGTGTGGATTGGTCAGTATCCTTTATCGTCCGAAACAATGgcctttattatttaaaataaataacattttcaaGCATATATTTGGTAATCATTATGCCGGTCAGGAGCAGCATAGTAGCTCTTTAATGGGGAAGTGCTAAGACTGTTGTATTTGCACTTCACTTAAACTTTCGCCACTGTTGACCTTTTCCGTGGTAATGATTTATTAGTCTAATACACATTCCATGGACATTGACCTTGCCAATCTAATTTGATTAATTCaataacaagtttaattttaaattcatacTTCATGAATGCAAACAACACTTCATATTAAATAAGGActcttaaataaattaatacttaatattaaatgctcatttttactgattaatttaattctaatattttatttttttgctaatattttaagtataaatataatatatatattataaaatttaaccttgttttgtttcaatttttttacaaaaacgtccaaaattttttttttgtaagttccTGCAAACATGATTTCAAGTGGTCATCTAATTATGTGCGTGGTATGATGTCTTTGCCGGGCCAAGTTTTCATTTGCTGTTGAAATTGACCCCATGCCGCGGCCATTGTGTTTGTTTCTCATCTTTATTTAACTCTacgtttgtttgtttaaatcgCATTAAAATTCTTGCTCCTATCAAGCAGTTTGTCTACTATGTGTCCATTTACTCAGCAAATACACACCTctattgaattaaaagttgttttgcacatgctttctgacgtcacatgcCAGaagtcatattttaaataaaattgttttattcgcGGCTGATTTGTTTTGCCAAAACTTTTGATTATCAGTATTAAATTTCGTGGCTCTTCCTGTAATCTGAACACTTGTGTTAACAAGCAATCCtgatttaactttgttttgcaGCGCTTGGACCATGAGTCGCAACCAATCCTCGACCACAGGAAAGCCTCCCAAGCACAAATGGACGACTTGGAttgtgtgtgattgttttCATCACTTTANNNNNNNNNNNNNNNNNNNNNNNNNNNNNNNNNNNNNNNNNNNNNNNNNNTTCGCCTCATATTTGtacaaactgtttattttcttCAGCATGGCGGAAAAAACATTAAGTAATAATTAATGGAACAGTCCTATGTATAATACACTTGTAAACCCATTGTTATTGGCCTTTTCTGTTTATATGTACACtgggttgggggaagatggaacaccttttacctctattttctcgtctcatttagtggtaaacaaagaacattcgaagaattataaaaccataacctcacgactcccatagaccgttggtaattgtttaaaacatgatcgggatatttagatattatgtgctaaaggtgtcccatcttcccccaccctactatataatgtatattgtgttttacctATATTCGGTTTAGTACCAACAGAAAAACTTAAATCTTTTGGAATGGTAGGTTTATCGCTTTTTATTACAATCTCTTGATAAATAATGACTTCCATTATTCCTCAGTCCTTCCTCCGAACCAACAAGTCCAATTTATTCTTGGAAGCGAGCCGGATAGAGATGATGCCGGACTCCTTGGATGTGATGGAACTCCCTGCCTCTTCACTGAGATGGAGGAACTGAAAGTTGAAGATGATGGAGAGACTGTGTGGAGAGAAACAGCAAGGTATAATCATAGTAAAGATATAagacatatttatatttaaaattttatagttttatctttttgtgCTTGAAAAAATTCAGGCTGCACTTTTTCAGTTTTTGAAGTTTATTTTCTAGTTTAAACATCTGTGTTCGTTTGCGtagttaaaaaatttacaaaatattaaagttgaaaaacatgattgaacTTATAAATAATTACAGCGCATTACAATAAATCGATTGTCACATTTGTCACACACGTTTATTATGTCATCACCGGTATTTGGGAAGTCAGCGTTTCCTAAAACAATCAACTATAACATGTATGTTGCGTCAATCACCACATTGAGATTTAGTTGACATGCAATATTAGGTTATGTTCAACTTcattacttatatatatatttatatatattaaacatatttgtaaAACTGCTCTCTCGGcaatggtttgttttataatcttataatattcatttttaaaaataccgaAATACATATAAAATGCACCTGagaacaacaacatatacatatgtataaatttttatgtCTCCTAATCCAATAGAATATACTGGTTTTGCTTTTCCTATAGTTGTTTTTCAACaacgaaaacaaaacaataatgttttgagaaaattatgtttttgcGCACAAGAGATGTAATTGAAATTCTGTTGTTCTGTAAATGTCTGTTAGTTTAGCCTTAAGCCTTTTTATCTTAAGTTACATTATACAACTTATACATTGACATTTGTGATATGTAAAGTTACAGGAAgcgtgtttttgttttcacatTTCCATACTcgtaaacttataaaatatttatttacttgcATTAGCAACAGGTGTAATTATAATGAGAATGACCACATTAACCACCACATGTATCTCACattactttaatatgtttaaagtacTTTTGTGGTACTAGATGAtagtaattatatttaatgaacACCACAACAGAAAATCTATTTATATGATTGGTTTCCAAGAGTAGAACAAATTGTGGCTTGCAAATCAAAACAAGCGtgcaaaaacacttttaatatAATACTTGTTATTGTGAATTAGTTAACCTATTAAcccaatttattttatgcccTATTTAACTAGAACTACTTGACTATACTCGAATAAAGCTTGTGAGTAAAATTTTGTCTAGCATTTTTTGTGCGGTTTATGGAAGCATTGGCAGTAAGGAGCCATATAGAATAGCCAATAAAAATACAGCAACcaagtttatataaatgtatcttATATTCACATGGCAATAAAGGTCGTGCCATGGCTCAGGTTTGATTTGTCGTTTGAActtttcttgcccaaggacgtATAACGACAAATCAGCAATGCTAGCATGCCAAGCTTAAACCTGTATCCtcaatttaaaatgcatttgcCGGGCAATttgttaaatttcaaaatcatTCTCTAGGTGGATAAAGTTTGAGGAATGTGTGGAGGAAGGTGGGGATAGATGGAGCAAACCCCATGTTGCAACATTGAGTCTACACAGTTTGTTTGAGCTTCGTTCATGTATTTTGAACGGGGTGGTCCAACTTGATATGGTGGCACAGGAAATCACCGAAATTGCaggtaattatattttctctaaatcaagttttaacattGGTTAGGCTGCTGTTTTAAagagtttataaaaacaactttttgattccaaaaaatattttttaaaactcttttttttttctattatttctGTAATTGGCCAAGTTGCCTGATGCAAAGTAGTTCCATCTTTTTCTTAatagtataatataataataacaactattttttaactttttcacagACTTGGTTCTTGACCAGATGGTTAACAAAGGTCATCTTCCCCATGATGATGAATTGCGTGAACGTGTACGAACGGCTTTGCTAAGTGGACATGAACACCAGGGGGAGAAGAAGAGGGGAGTGGCTTCCGTTAAATCGGTTGCTAACTTGGTGGGGAGGAGGGAAAATTATTCGGATGACAAAAAGAaaggtatttttgttttaactaggtgaagtatatatgtataatttaaaaaatgtgaatttATGTTTCTGTGATTTATAGTTAAATCTACTGTAATTTTGaagtatattttatgtttaaaatagatcCATATTAATGTTCTTACTTATTCTTTTTCAGTTTGGCCCttgttaatgtattttacactttttgtGCAATATTCAACAGATTTAAGTTTACTTTACTTGGTTTATAGCTATTTATTATATGATAAACCAAGCAAAGAGcttttttattgcattaaTAACTCTATGACTCGCACTAATGAAAAAcaatttgtagttttaaattaccCCCCTCCTACATCCTGTTACTTAATATTATTGACCAATTTAGAAGTACCGTCTAACAATGATTGAATGCGCAGGAATGACAGGTAGCACCACGGCACCTAGCTCCATCGGTCGCAACAAGAGCATGGTCACTAATTCATCTTTCGCTGGAATGAGCTTGGACCAACAAAACAGTTTTGCTGAAAATCCTGAAAAAAAGAACAAGGTCAGAGCATAATCCTCataattatgaataaatgtaaaaaatgaagTTTCTTTAAGAATGGTTAAGagaaataaaagaatgttttattataaaaaattaaaatgtttaattgaatttatacattggaaaataaattaaaggtaaagccgtataatgtttaatttgctGTTATACTTTACTAAATAAGCTGTAAAGATTATATTCTAGGCTTTAAAACAAAGCATGTCAGTTGTATAAATGAATCGCTCCATTATATACTTTAATACCCTTATATGGATATGTACTTTAGAGGGGTTTTGTTGTTTGGCGCTTCCATGTTAATGCAATGCTTGCTCTTGGTATGCTCTTGGTATGCCTCACCTCATTGAGCACGTTGTACAAGGTGACCTTGCCGGTTCTGCATGAATGCCTGTGCAGTGTGTGTGGTAATAATCCTTCCTTGTAACCCGACACGTGGTATGCAAAGGGTGGAACAAGGGCACGTCTGTGTTGCAGTAACTAACTCTACAGCCATACAAATGCGCTGAAATACTGAAACGATAAATCACGATAGAGTTTTAACACAGCTGTTGTTTAGTTCATTAAATTTGCcctaattttgtttatttgttcttttttaaaagtgaaaaattacaactaattctttttaagtatatatttaagttacactcaatattatttaaaaactttatggGTTTTGAATGTTTTGGGTAAATTTTTCCtacattttgtttctttaaaagaaattacatatgattaatgaaaaataagtaaaagAACACACATGTTGAAATAATGagcattttatattaaacaggtTCCAAACTTTATGAAGAAAATTCCTTCGGGATCTGAAGCATCAAATGTTCTAATTGGAGAAGTGGATTTCCTTGAACACAGGATCATTGCTTTTGTGAGACTTAATGAAAGTGTATGTTTGGGTGAGTGATGAGAGTCTTCTTCTTTATCGACTGCGTGTTATTCCACTGTCggttctattttatgtgggtgaggacTTAAATGTGACATGCCATGTTACCTGAGATTTTGTGGGCCTGTTACCCCCTGCTAGAAGTGGCCTGTTACCCCCTGCTAGAAGTGGCATGTTACCCCCTGCTACCAGATAAAAATTAGATTTGAAAACTAAGTTAAAAAACTCAATATTAAGAACTTATCTAAACTGTGTTTacccaaaataaaaatgtaatgatACATTAAATAGAGTGTGTTTCAGTCTATATTTGCCCTTGTTGTTAAacagtataaaaaacaatatttttatcatatttgACCTTTAGTaatattgattaaataaattaaaatggtgttaaaatatttgtgccattatgtattaaatgtttatttgtttatcatTTTTCAGCAGGAggatttattgttttgttaaggTTATTTGTTGCTTGTTCtcatttaacaattttttttgtggaatTTAGTTTGAAACTCTTTTCGAAACATACTTTTAGATGTAATGACTAATACAGTAGTTGTTTTTCCTCAGTACTAATTTTCTGTCTCAGCTTTTGAAGTATgatttttgattttctttaaaatcttTTCCCCTTTTTTAATATCTTCATGTAGCATAGTTGTGTTgttgtgtgttatatatagCAAATTAGAAATTTGTTCAAATTTAAGTTGTTTCGACACTGCCTTCTGCCTGTTTATATTGTCCTATATACGCCACTACAGACCACAATGAAAACTGCTCCTTTGTGCAGTAACCACAAAACTTTTCAATGAACTTTCAATTCATGTCAGGTCGGTTAACTGAGGTTCCCATTCCAACGCGGTTTCTATTCATTCTGTTGGGACCAGTGGGAAACTACAAACAATATCATGAAATTGGACGATCTATTGCTACTCTGATGGCAGATGAGGTAATTCAAATGTCAACTGCTTACTAAAATATCCCTTTCCCTTTAGAAGACCTTTTTAATTGCCTTCTTTTATTGTTCCTAAGTAGATatcaaaatacattttcacTTCGCAATTCCCATTcaggaatattttttattcattgtaATGTTCAAAGACCAATTCTATTGcctaaaaatgtattttgcatTATCCAAAAAATTCCCATTGTATCAGcttacaaattttaactttagcTACTTAATGAGCGTTACTGTATTACGTGAAAGAGAATCAATGTTTTATGCGAAGACATTCTTATTGGCCTAAGCAAGTCTACTGTTTTGGCCTAAGCCCTAAATACCCCCTTACAGCCGAATGAAGCAGAATGTATTACCCTAAACTTTAAAGTACTCTTGtaacttcttttttttttaatttgaatttgaGAATACTATTACCAAGGTATTCAAAattggtttattattaatcCCCAAACCGACTGTATTGACATAAAAAATGTCTACTGTACAAATAAGGTCCAATCTTTTACCCTCAACTATTATTCCCCACTTTCACAGGTGTTCCATGAAGTAGCATACAAAGCAAAGACACGCGCCGATCTATTATCAGGCATCGATGAGTTTCTCGACCAAGTCACTGTGCTGCCACCCGGTGAGTG
Protein-coding sequences here:
- the LOC104265994 gene encoding uncharacterized protein LOC104265994, producing the protein MATDRKGESAARTDLQTSEKDEDLAHRKLARHQQDVIVQIERVDEDQNGSDLASNKQTSCAYVNNSFVPDVESSENTKYPSKFYSYSFSPPSERKKYPPRSRHTSGNSKIITTMVLGRSPERSSPWRLDHESQPILDHRKASQAQMDDLDCV